A single region of the Euwallacea similis isolate ESF13 chromosome 22, ESF131.1, whole genome shotgun sequence genome encodes:
- the LOC136416081 gene encoding polyamine-transporting ATPase 13A3-like: MSFVTLPRSGYSSLTNATTYQDIYNEKDEELLCRIYGYKESHLKSFFYHLFSILLVTVPYFIFNSYPQIRCYLKCTRCDITEAEFFLVRDRDKSFTIQKVCKIYVNLPHVEIRGDIKYFFHQHTRYVWIPDRGAFGTLFQLLWSHKTCDNFVDNLDGLTEADHTEMFNLYGPNKIEVEIKSYWKLFIEEVFNPFYVFQVFSVILWCLDDYLLYAGCVVVLTLFSSITSLIQTRKQSQNLHDTVESSKCHEVTVLRRIGGSDECLKIDPEELVPGDLIVMPAADYIMPCDAVLLTGQSIVNESVLTGESVPETKTALLPSSEIYSADAYKRHTLFSGTSILQTRYYGGKNVLARVVRTGFDTTKGNLVKSILFPTPVSLQFHKDAFKFVFVLFVLAFSGMAYCIYLYIRRHASMEDIFIRSLDIVTIVVPPALPAAMTIGTVYSHNRLKKLKIYCISPPRINVCGKIKLACFDKTGTLTHDGLTMSSVVQCENASFFDPVTSICHLEMKSRFVQGMACCHSLTRIGGKLNGDPLDLNMFEFTKWELEEPGMNENTRFDMLAPTVVKPPKKQVRFKIEHEDVDIYDDQDSSQIGLIREFSFSSTVQCMSVICKDLENPNMFCFTKGAPEKLYNLCLPQSLPMDFQSRLGHYTTQGYRVIALAYKELPVRFKWKDAQKAKRDKIECELNFLGFLILQNPLKSETVPVIRDLHKALIRTVMVTGDNIMTAISVARDCGMVDSTADIYILSVTEQENINEIPSIVIEKAGSGVQPDVAIVDIYNNLNCHFAIDGKTWSKLKTHYEYLIADLLVRTTVFARFQPDQKTRLVTSFQDLDYVVSMVGDGANDCGALKAAHVGVSLSPAEASVAAPFTSGIPNISCLIWLILEGRCALVTSFSIFKYMALYSLIQFTTILILYTCHSILGNYQFLFIDLIITTSLAVTMGRQGPSKTLHSKRPMSSLVSPKNLFPLILQIITCAAFQLGALYYLHKQKWFEPIKRDTHEEVIESWENTILFTVSCHQYVILAWHLSKGKPYRQVVFKNFWFVLNVLILTAFITWMMLNPCKKFAEIMELIYVKPNEVDKIRFKLTLLALPAIHFIIADFIEILVFERSWIKRAFQCIFCKNKPRNKYKQLLQKQDFHQYLQSLQSLTISSR; the protein is encoded by the exons ATGAGCTTTGTTACACTCCCAA GATCTGGATACTCCTCACTCACAAATGCAACAACCTACCAAGATATCTATAATGAAAAAGATGAGGAACTTCTGTGTAGAATTTACGGCTATAAAGAATCTCAtttaaaatcctttttctaTCACCTCTTTAGCATATTATTAGTAACAGTGCCATACTTTATCTTTAATAGCTATCCACAAATCAGGTGCTATTTGAAATGTACTAGATGTGATATTACAGAAGCAGAATTTTTCCTTg tTAGAGATAGAGATAAAAGCTTCACCATTCAGAaagtatgtaaaatatatgtgAATTTGCCCCATGTGGAAATTCGAGGTGATATCAAGTATTTTTTCCATCAACACACTCGTTATGTATGGATTCCTGATAGAGGTGCCTTTGGAACATTATTCCAGCTGTTGTGGAGCCATAAAACTTGCGATAATTTCGTTGATAATTTAGATGGATTGACTGAGGCAGATCACACAgaaat GTTTAATCTTTATGGCCCCAACAAAATCGAAGTAGAAATAAAGTCGTATTGGAAACTATTCATCGAAGAAGTTTTCAACCCTTTTTATGTCTTCCAAGTTTTCTCAGTAATCTTATGGTGCTTAGATGATTATTTATTGTACGCAGGATGCGTGGTCGTCCTAACACTATTCTCCAGTATTACTTCGTTGATTCAAACCCGCAAG CAAAGCCAAAACCTTCATGACACGGTAGAGTCATCAAAGTGCCATGAAGTGACGGTGTTAAGGCGTATTGGAGGATCTGACGAATGCCTCAAAATAGATCCTGAGGAGTTAGTACCTGGGGATTTAATTGTAATGCCTGCTGCTGATTATATTATGCCGTGTGATGCAGTTTTGCTCACGGGGCAAAGTATAGTAAACGAGAGTGTTTTAACTGGAGAGAGTGTTCCTGAGACTAAAACTGCCCTACTTCCAAGCTCTGAAATATATTCTGCAGATGCCTATAAGCGGCATACACTTTTCTCTGGAACCAGTATTTTGCAAACcag GTATTATGGagggaaaaatgttttagccAGAGTAGTTCGCACTGGTTTCGATACCACAAAAGGAAACTTAGTAAAAAGTATCCTATTTCCCACACCAGTGAGCTTGCAGTTCCATAAAGACGcatttaagtttgtttttgtgCTTTTTGTTTTGGCTTTTTCGGGGATGGCCTACTGTATCTATCTTTACATTAGACGCCAT gcCTCTATGGAAGATATTTTTATCCGTTCTTTAGATATTGTGACAATTGTAGTTCCTCCAGCTTTGCCAGCCGCAATGACCATTGGGACAGTTTATAGCCACAATCGGCTCAAAAAGTTGAAGATTTACTGCATTAGTCCTCCTCGCATTAATGTTTGCGGGAAAATTAAACTAGCTTGTTTCGATAAG ACTGGCACTCTAACCCATGACGGTTTGACCATGAGCTCCGTAGTTCAATGTGAAAACGCCTCATTTTTTGATCCCGTAACTAGCATTTGTCATCTGGAAATGAAAAGCAGATTTGTGCAGGGTATGGCTTGTTGTCATTCCCTTACCAGAATTGGAGGCAAATTAAATGGGGATCCATTGGATTTGAATATGTTTGAGTTCACAAAATGG GAATTAGAGGAGCCTGGCATGAACGAAAACACTAGATTCGACATGTTGGCTCCCACAGTGGTGAAACCCCCGAAAAAGCAGGTTCGCTTTAAAATAGAACATGAGGATGTAGACATTTATGATGACCAA GATTCCTCCCAAATTGGATTGATACGAGAATTCTCATTTTCTTCTACAGTCCAATGCATGTCAGTCATTTGCAAAGATTTAGAGAACCCCAATATGTTTTGTTTCACTAAAG GAGCTCCAGAAAAGCTCTATAATCTATGTCTTCCTCAATCCCTCCCCATGGATTTCCAAAGCAGACTTGGGCATTATACAACGCAGGGCTATAGAGTCATAGCTTTGGCTTATAAAGAATTACCGGTTAGGTTTAAATGGAAAGATGCACAAAAAGCCAAGAGGGATAAG ATCGAATGCGAATTAAACTTCCTAGGGTTTCTAATTCTGCAAAATCCGCTGAAATCCGAGACAGTTCCCGTGATTAGAGACTTGCATAAAGCTCTTATTAGAACTGTAATGGTTACAG GAGACAACATTATGACAGCAATTTCCGTAGCTAGAGACTGCGGAATGGTAGATTCCACTGCcgatatttatattttaagcGTGACTGAACAGGAAAATATCAACGAAATTCCCAGTATTGTAATCGAGAAAGCGGGAAGTGGAGTGCAGCCCGATGTTGCCATAGTCGATATTTATAATAACTTG AACTGCCATTTTGCCATTGATGGAAAAACGTGGTCGAAATTAAAGACTCATTACGAGTATTTGATTGCCGATTTGTTGGTCCGAACCACAGTCTTTGCTCGCTTTCAACCAGACCAAAAAACCCGACTTGTGACGTCTTTTCAGGACTTGGATTATGTGGTTTCTATGGTGGGAGATGGAGCAAATGATTGTGGA GCTCTCAAAGCTGCTCATGTGGGAGTTTCTCTTTCACCTGCAGAGGCGAGTGTTGCAGCTCCATTTACCTCGGGAATTCCTAATATATCCTGTCTAATTTGGCTAATTTTAGAAGGCAGATGCGCATTAGTGACTAGTTTTTCCATATTCAAGTACATGGCCCTTTACAGCTTAATTCAATTCACTacaattcttattttataCACA tGCCATTCCATTTTAGGTAACTACCAGTTCCTTTTTATCGATTTAATTATCACCACCAGTTTGGCAGTAACAATGGGTCGTCAAG GGCCTTCCAAGACGTTGCACTCAAAGCGACCAATGTCTTCCCTGGTGTCCCCAAAAAACTTATTCCCCTTGATACTTCAAATCATAACGTGTGCAGCTTTTCAATTGGGAGCTTTGTATTATTTGCATAAGCAAAAATGGTTTGAACCTATCAAGCGTGATACTCATGAAGAGGTTATTGAATCATgggaaaatacaattttgttcACAGTTTCTTGTCATCAGTACGTGATTTTGGCCTGGCATTTATCCAAAGGAAAGCCTTACAG GCAAGTTGTGTTCAAAAACTTCTGGTTTGTATTGAACGTATTAATTTTGACTGCCTTCATCACATGGATGATGCTCAATCCTTGTAAGAAATTTGCAGAAATTATGGAGCTAATTTACGTAAAACCCAACGAAGTTGATAAAATTCGCTTTAAGTTAACACTCCTGGCACTCCCAGCAATTCATTTCATCATCGCCGATTTTATAGag attCTGGTGTTTGAGCGGAGTTGGATAAAACGAGCTTTCCAATGCATTTTCTGCAAAAACAAACCAAGAAACAAATACAAGCAATTGCTGCAAAAGCAGGACTTTCATCAGTATTTGCAATCATTGCAGAGCTTGACTATTAGCTCCCGgtga